The Lasioglossum baleicum chromosome 3, iyLasBale1, whole genome shotgun sequence region GGACTGAATGCCACGCTGTAAACTGGCTCCGTGTGCTTCGTAAGTGTGTGTATACATGCTCCTCTCTCTACGTCCCATAACCTTACTGTCGAATCGAATGATGCGCTAGCTAAAGTTAAATTCATATTTGGATTATGTGTTCCAGGTCCAGTCGGTGACCACttaatcgtatatatttcttTGCTATGAGCCTGGAGATCGTGCACCCACGTATCCTGTTTCATGGACCAAATTTTGAGACTCATATCGTCCGAACAACTAGCTAACAAATTGCCTTGAGGGTCCCATTTAATAGCATTAACTTCATTCTGTAATTCATTCGGTAAATGATAACGAGTATAGTCAAAAAACAAATACTTTTGCCAATTATTTGTATGTACTCACCGTGTGACCTTGGAAGCTCTTGATCGGCTTGTCTACATTAAGTTTGCACACGTGGATACATTGATCTGTAGAACAACTAGCGAACGATGTATTTGTTTGCCAATCAACGTCTAAAGCAGGTGCGCAATGGAAACTAAACTGTTGGGTACACTGTCCGCTTTCCGCATCCCATATGATTGTTGTTTTATCCACGCCGGCGctcaatatataatttccacGTTTGTTCCACTTCAACGCGAAAATTGGACCTTTGTGCTGACCTAAAGTTGAAGCTAATCTACCATCTGTTTTCCAAATTCTTGCATAGCCATCGTAACTTCCCGTTGCTAATAAGGTACCATCGCACTGAAAGAAAAAGGGCAATAAGTGTGTTTGCCGTTATCTACAAATAATTATtcaggttctcgcacacctctgatAAATAGAGATTTTTAAACGTAAAACATACCTTCCAATCTAAGGAAGTAACATCTTTATTACTCGGTACTTCGGTGCCACCTTTCTGTATGCAGTGGCGAAGGACAAGTTGATTCGGTGCTTGAGAATTATCAGACATATCCCAAATACGAGCTGTGCTGTCTCCGGAACCAGATGCCAAAAGATCAGTTGTGGGATTCCATGCGCATATGAAAACTTCTGATTCGTGACCACGTAATTTTGTAGCTTTACTTTCTGGAATTTCAACTGCACTGGCATTACTCCCTCCACCTGAACCTTGTTGTTGCTCGTCCACTTCCATTTCTGTTCTATCCCCTCCTCTCTCATTTGTGCCTACACCTTCATTAGAGGTAACAACTGTAAATTgatgaatatatattaaatTCGATACACTCTTTTCTTTCTAACACTTTCATGACTAATGTTACGTATACGCGACCGGCAGCAACGTTACGATAATAATCTGTAAATATGAAACACTCCACCATGAAAGTGttataacaaaataaaacaatattgtTCGCTCCTATTTTACGAATATGTCACACCTTTACTATTGAGCTGTAttttgctataccattattttctcaaagtaataaaatatatttttagactagtttttagacattagttatTAGACAAACATTAGATTTTTAGACATCTACTTGAATGCATATGGCAGAACAAAATATAGCTCAAGAACAAATCCGTAAACTAAAGCAGTCCTTTGATTTACCTGATCTAGAAAGGAGGTCCATAAAATTTGAATACTTTTATAAACCAGGGTGTGCCAGGATCACAAAATAATTGCtaacaaaaaatctaaaattacCTTCTTCTCCATTCGTATCTTGCACTTCCGTTTTCACCTGTTGTTTCTGCTGATTGATTTGATTCTGCCTTGACGCAACAACATCTGGCATAACAGCATCGATGAGGGATAAAGATTCCACCATCCTTTGCTCCGTTCCATCTTCGCCTATTGATATCTCTGCTTCCGTGTACTGCAACCCTTTCTGAAGAATGGACAAGAGCGCTGCTGGCGGTACTAACGCTCCATTTATGTTACTTTGCGATATATGCGATTCTATTCCGAATGTGTACGCAGAATGTTGAAACCCTATTAAAAGAACATAAGCAAAATCAAACCAATGTAACGAAATGCAACTGTATACAGTGGAGCGGTGATAAGAGTATAACGCTCTACTATATTTCTGTACTAACAGTGCTTGCCAATGCGGAGCAGAATTTTAAGACCTAAATCATGTTATACAGCAATACCCAGAGTATGAGAACGAACGTAATACATTAGAGACAAAGCTTCTCAAAGGCAAGTACTG contains the following coding sequences:
- the LOC143207507 gene encoding F-box-like/WD repeat-containing protein TBL1XR1, whose product is MSFSSDEVNFLVYRYLQESGFQHSAYTFGIESHISQSNINGALVPPAALLSILQKGLQYTEAEISIGEDGTEQRMVESLSLIDAVMPDVVASRQNQINQQKQQVKTEVQDTNGEEVVTSNEGVGTNERGGDRTEMEVDEQQQGSGGGSNASAVEIPESKATKLRGHESEVFICAWNPTTDLLASGSGDSTARIWDMSDNSQAPNQLVLRHCIQKGGTEVPSNKDVTSLDWKCDGTLLATGSYDGYARIWKTDGRLASTLGQHKGPIFALKWNKRGNYILSAGVDKTTIIWDAESGQCTQQFSFHCAPALDVDWQTNTSFASCSTDQCIHVCKLNVDKPIKSFQGHTNEVNAIKWDPQGNLLASCSDDMSLKIWSMKQDTWVHDLQAHSKEIYTIKWSPTGPGTHNPNMNLTLASASFDSTVRLWDVERGACIHTLTKHTEPVYSVAFSPDGKFLASGSFDKCVHIWSTQSGQLVHSYRGTGGIFEVCWNSRGDKVGASASDGSVFVLDLRKL